The proteins below come from a single Anaerolineae bacterium genomic window:
- the argB gene encoding acetylglutamate kinase, protein MPRGLSVVDSVVIKVGGNELDDAAFLDRFIAVLVRMTDPRPVLVHGGGKEIAALQKQLGLQPAFVDGLRVTDAESLRVAEMVLSGTVNKRLVARLVAAGAAAVGLSGVDLGLIRVEKMRHSAGDLGFVGAVKEVNARGLQSLLTAGLLPVISPISLGLDGGTYNVNADHAALGIARGLGARSLLLVTNVAGVMAGGQVLERLGAAQAQALIADGTISGGMVPKVRSALEAVEAGVPEAIITDVGGLEIIATGGRAGTAVVQG, encoded by the coding sequence ATCCCAAGAGGGCTTTCGGTCGTGGATAGCGTAGTCATCAAGGTAGGCGGGAACGAGCTGGACGATGCCGCCTTCCTGGATAGGTTCATCGCCGTTCTGGTGCGGATGACGGATCCCCGGCCGGTGCTGGTGCACGGGGGCGGCAAGGAGATAGCCGCCCTGCAGAAACAGCTCGGCTTGCAGCCCGCCTTCGTGGACGGGCTACGAGTGACGGACGCCGAATCGCTCCGGGTGGCCGAGATGGTGCTTTCGGGCACAGTAAACAAGCGCCTGGTGGCCCGGCTGGTGGCTGCCGGGGCAGCAGCGGTGGGCCTCAGCGGCGTGGACCTGGGGCTGATCCGGGTCGAGAAGATGCGCCACAGCGCGGGGGATCTGGGATTCGTGGGGGCGGTCAAAGAGGTCAATGCCCGAGGGCTGCAGTCACTACTGACCGCTGGGCTGTTGCCGGTGATCTCCCCCATCTCGCTCGGCCTCGACGGCGGCACGTATAACGTCAATGCCGATCACGCCGCGCTGGGAATCGCCCGGGGCCTGGGCGCCCGATCGCTGCTGCTGGTGACCAACGTTGCCGGCGTGATGGCAGGAGGCCAGGTGCTCGAGCGTCTCGGGGCAGCTCAGGCCCAGGCTCTGATCGCGGACGGTACCATCAGTGGTGGCATGGTGCCCAAGGTGCGGTCGGCCCTGGAGGCAGTCGAGGCGGGAGTGCCGGAGGCGATCATCACCGACGTCGGCGGCCTGGAGATCATCGCCACCGGAGGCCGGGCCGGCACCGCGGTAGTGCAGGGATGA